CCTTGAGACGCACACGGCGCTCGCAGGCTTTCGCAAAAAGCTCTTCGGCAACGGCATAAAGCTCCAGATCCTGATCCAGCGGGCTGGGCAACGTGAGGCTGCGCTTGCTGCTGAGTCCATCGACATAGCTCAGGCTCAAGCCGAGTCGCCCTGTCCCCTGCCCCAGCCGCCTCAGCCTTTGTCCGCAGGCCTCCACCAGCCGACAAAGCTCGGCCAGCAAAAGCGTATCGTTATTGTCCTCCTGGGGAAGAAAACTCTCTTCCACCACCTCGGGGGCTTTTTGCGAAGGGCGCACGGGGCTTGGGTCAATACCGTTGGCGCGCTGATGCAAAAGCGGCGCAAAAGGCCCCACCACCAGACGCAGATGCGTCAGAGAAAGGCCCGCCAGTTCCTGCACGTAGCGCAGGTTGAGATCCTGCAAAAGACTTGCAGCGCGGCTTTGCCCTATACCCGGCAGCACCGCCACCGGCAAGGGGGCGATAAAGTTGCGCTCGGCACCGCGCAGCACATCACACACCCCGGGCCGCGACAGACAGCCTGCCGCGATGCGCGCCACCAGCTTGTTGGCGGCAACGCCCACCGTGCCGCTCAAGCGCAAACGGCGCTCGAGCTCCTTTTCCAGCCGGGCGCCCAGATCACGACCCGGGCCAAAGAGTTTTCGGCTGCCGGTGAGATCAAGAAACAGACGGCCTGGGGCGGCAGGCTCGATCAGCGGGCTGTAGTCGCCGACCAGTTTGAGCAGCGCCTGCTGAGCTCTGGTCATAAGGATTGGATCGGGGGGCAGAAGGTGCAACGCGGGACAAAGGCGTTTGGCGCGATAGACGGGCATGCCTTCCCACAACCCTTCCTGAAGGGCTTCGCGTGAGACGCACTGCAACAGAGCGCGTTCGGAATGCGCCGGCGCAATCGCCACCGGGCGCTCCCGCAGAGACGCATCCACCACGCGAGCCAGGGAGACGGCAAAGGC
The sequence above is a segment of the Geoalkalibacter sp. genome. Coding sequences within it:
- a CDS encoding DNA polymerase Y family protein, with amino-acid sequence MERDILHLAIPAFAVSLARVVDASLRERPVAIAPAHSERALLQCVSREALQEGLWEGMPVYRAKRLCPALHLLPPDPILMTRAQQALLKLVGDYSPLIEPAAPGRLFLDLTGSRKLFGPGRDLGARLEKELERRLRLSGTVGVAANKLVARIAAGCLSRPGVCDVLRGAERNFIAPLPVAVLPGIGQSRAASLLQDLNLRYVQELAGLSLTHLRLVVGPFAPLLHQRANGIDPSPVRPSQKAPEVVEESFLPQEDNNDTLLLAELCRLVEACGQRLRRLGQGTGRLGLSLSYVDGLSSKRSLTLPSPLDQDLELYAVAEELFAKACERRVRLKGLRLECTRLGPVVTQVDLFTQAACAPRQMALQKALDHLRGKYGMAAVQRGRTFAA